The bacterium genome includes a region encoding these proteins:
- a CDS encoding nuclear transport factor 2 family protein — translation MSILDRYQAYADAFEQSYEDDDWSRIEGYFTEDAVYEGEPADARGRDAVIAKLKGGVAAFDRNMDSRSPDFQTPTVDGDTLTMKWAVTYTKAGKPDLVISGIETAVFEGDRIKLLRDDFDPEAQKGMGEWMAAHGASLGGS, via the coding sequence ATGAGCATTCTGGATCGTTATCAGGCCTACGCCGACGCGTTCGAGCAGAGCTACGAAGACGATGATTGGTCCCGCATCGAGGGGTACTTCACGGAAGATGCGGTCTATGAAGGCGAACCGGCAGACGCACGAGGACGCGATGCCGTGATCGCCAAGTTGAAGGGCGGCGTGGCTGCCTTCGACCGGAACATGGACAGTCGTTCTCCAGACTTCCAAACGCCAACGGTCGACGGCGATACGCTGACGATGAAATGGGCAGTGACCTACACCAAGGCGGGCAAACCCGATCTGGTGATCTCCGGCATCGAGACGGCAGTATTCGAGGGCGACCGCATCAAGCTTCTACGCGATGACTTCGACCCCGAGGCCCAGAAAGGGATGGGCGAGTGGATGGCAGCCCACGGCGCATCGCTGGGAGGCAGTTAG
- a CDS encoding acyl-CoA dehydrogenase gives MDFDFSPEEQKFADEVEQWLTENHDPVVMDPTRENFTQLADTPERRDFMKKLAKQGWLGMSWPKEYGGQEIEGVYEFILNEALSRHAAPQIGKGVGIIGKTLIRHGSDFLKAEFLPKILSAEVEFAVGYSEPEAGSDAANMQLKADKVDGGWNLNGQKMWTTSAHFADWYWVGARTDPDKPKHDGLSLFLIPMDHAGLEIQSLPTIGKDTTNQVFFTDVFVPDEYLVGKRGQGFQMIAEALDLERFTMFTLSPISERTRVLVDWAKTATRDDKPIRENPDTRRLIANIVTDTAVAKALSTRFVCAAKAGGKPPSIQSSQYKLFTTTLSQRVCDEALDITGAAGTIREGQDEAPIRGRFEGAYRATMNETVGGGSSEIQKNIIARRHLGLPKNF, from the coding sequence GTGGACTTCGATTTCTCCCCCGAAGAGCAGAAATTCGCCGACGAGGTCGAGCAGTGGCTCACCGAGAACCATGACCCCGTCGTGATGGACCCGACCCGCGAGAACTTCACCCAGCTCGCGGACACTCCCGAGCGGCGCGACTTCATGAAGAAGCTCGCCAAACAGGGCTGGCTCGGAATGTCCTGGCCGAAGGAGTACGGCGGGCAGGAGATCGAGGGCGTCTACGAGTTCATCCTGAACGAAGCGCTCTCCCGCCACGCGGCGCCGCAGATCGGCAAGGGTGTGGGCATCATCGGCAAGACGCTGATCCGCCACGGCAGTGATTTCCTGAAGGCCGAGTTCCTGCCGAAGATCCTGTCGGCAGAAGTCGAGTTCGCTGTGGGCTACAGCGAACCCGAAGCCGGCTCGGACGCGGCCAACATGCAGTTGAAGGCGGACAAGGTCGACGGCGGCTGGAACCTGAACGGCCAGAAGATGTGGACGACCTCGGCCCACTTCGCGGATTGGTATTGGGTGGGTGCACGCACCGATCCGGACAAGCCGAAGCACGACGGCCTCAGTCTGTTCCTGATTCCAATGGACCACGCGGGGCTCGAAATCCAGAGCCTTCCCACCATCGGCAAGGACACCACGAATCAAGTCTTCTTCACCGACGTATTCGTGCCGGACGAGTACCTGGTCGGCAAACGCGGCCAGGGCTTCCAGATGATCGCCGAGGCCCTCGATCTCGAGCGCTTCACGATGTTCACGCTCTCGCCCATCAGCGAGCGCACGCGTGTACTCGTTGATTGGGCGAAGACCGCAACCCGCGATGACAAACCGATCCGCGAGAATCCGGACACGCGAAGGTTGATCGCCAACATCGTGACGGATACGGCGGTCGCCAAGGCGCTCAGCACACGCTTCGTCTGCGCCGCGAAAGCGGGAGGCAAGCCGCCGTCCATTCAATCTTCCCAGTACAAGCTCTTCACCACGACCCTTTCCCAGCGCGTATGCGACGAGGCGCTCGATATCACGGGTGCCGCTGGCACGATCCGCGAAGGCCAGGACGAGGCACCGATCCGCGGCCGCTTCGAGGGCGCCTACCGGGCCACGATGAACGAAACGGTGGGAGGAGGATCCTCGGAGATCCAGAAGAACATCATCGCGCGGCGGCACCTCGGCCTGCCCAAGAACTTCTAG
- a CDS encoding class I SAM-dependent methyltransferase encodes MDEDLFKIMFEAQAKSPTLRDVWRHAYADDYPEDADPLSFVTCSDLRGISEALGQEVGQDMADIGCGAGGPGAHVAKTSEARLTGVDSSPGALGIARNRHLGGLPEGSRFQQGEFASTGLPDAFAHGVMSTDALLFADDPAAAFREIARVMKPRGRLAFTSFELKTRSESLRTGPIIDYRPSLESAGFIIETYEETPDWEDRMRNVFSGILDRREELTRELGEPAAPLTFAWATLRPPELSESRRILAVAQRP; translated from the coding sequence ATGGATGAGGACCTCTTCAAGATCATGTTCGAAGCTCAGGCGAAGAGCCCGACGCTTCGTGACGTGTGGCGTCACGCCTATGCGGACGACTATCCGGAAGATGCCGATCCGCTCAGCTTCGTCACCTGCAGCGATCTGCGCGGGATTTCCGAGGCTCTCGGCCAGGAGGTCGGCCAAGATATGGCGGATATCGGCTGCGGCGCTGGCGGACCCGGGGCCCACGTGGCGAAGACCTCGGAAGCTCGACTCACGGGAGTGGATTCTTCTCCGGGTGCTCTCGGGATTGCTCGGAACCGTCACCTTGGCGGACTTCCCGAAGGGTCGCGTTTCCAGCAAGGGGAGTTCGCGTCGACCGGCTTGCCCGATGCGTTCGCACATGGCGTGATGAGCACTGATGCACTGCTATTCGCGGACGACCCCGCGGCTGCGTTTCGAGAGATTGCGCGTGTCATGAAGCCTCGAGGCCGTTTGGCCTTCACGAGCTTCGAACTCAAAACCCGCAGCGAAAGCCTCCGAACGGGCCCCATCATCGACTATCGGCCGTCATTAGAGAGTGCCGGCTTCATCATCGAGACCTACGAGGAGACACCAGACTGGGAAGACAGAATGCGCAACGTGTTCTCGGGCATCCTCGATCGTCGCGAAGAGTTGACTCGTGAGCTCGGCGAACCGGCCGCTCCTCTCACCTTCGCATGGGCTACCTTGCGCCCACCCGAACTCTCCGAGAGTCGCCGCATCCTCGCCGTCGCGCAGCGCCCGTGA
- a CDS encoding HXXEE domain-containing protein — protein MTQKYRTAFLVLVLLQALHSVEEYAFEFYEVFPPARILDGMWPGIAHPGFIVFNTMLVLFGLWCFFCRVAPGEATARRWAWIWVAIELYNGVAHPVWAVVARDYNPGLATAPLLFVVAALFARGLRADGRGALNESAV, from the coding sequence ATGACTCAGAAATACAGGACCGCGTTTCTTGTGCTCGTTCTGCTGCAAGCCCTGCATTCTGTCGAGGAGTACGCCTTCGAGTTCTACGAGGTCTTTCCCCCAGCACGAATTCTTGACGGCATGTGGCCTGGAATCGCCCATCCCGGGTTCATCGTGTTCAACACAATGCTCGTGTTGTTCGGTCTGTGGTGCTTCTTCTGCCGCGTTGCACCAGGCGAAGCCACCGCGCGTCGTTGGGCGTGGATCTGGGTTGCCATCGAGCTTTACAATGGCGTTGCCCATCCGGTCTGGGCGGTAGTCGCCCGAGACTACAATCCAGGTCTCGCTACGGCGCCGCTCCTGTTCGTGGTCGCGGCTCTTTTCGCGCGTGGGCTTCGGGCCGACGGAAGAGGCGCACTCAATGAGTCCGCTGTCTAG
- a CDS encoding NAD(P)/FAD-dependent oxidoreductase produces MSNAGSADFPIAIIGAGFAGIGTAIQLKKAGIDSFTIFERASEVGGTWRDNTYPGAACDVPSHAYSLSFEQSPNWSRRFAPSEEIQEYLLGITDKWSLRKHMRFDSEIVEARFDEAAGSWTLTTERDETFTARVVVSCVGGLVDPAMPEIKGIQSFTGELFHTARWNHEYDLAGRRVAVIGTGASAVQVVPEVAREAAQLDVYQRTPAWVVPKRDKVYSERYKRLLARFPILLRANRFMIYWMSELFGPIIFLDNERLSKLGEKGSLAHLKAQVKDPALREKLTPDFQFGCKRMLISDEYWASFERPNVELVTDPIEEIKSGGIETKDGSFREVDAIIVATGFALGLANAPFPITGKSGRKLDEVWKDGAVAYKGMNVSGFPNWFILMGPNTGPGHTSVLVYTEAQIAHTMTAIKKLRSEGLRYVDVRKDVQDRYNDRLQSRMKHMVWSTGCNSWYLSDDGSNHSLYPGFAAEYALRARPFRPRDYEIVA; encoded by the coding sequence ATGAGCAACGCAGGGTCTGCGGACTTCCCGATCGCGATCATCGGTGCGGGCTTCGCGGGCATCGGAACCGCCATCCAGCTCAAGAAGGCGGGCATCGATTCGTTCACGATCTTCGAACGCGCCTCGGAGGTCGGGGGGACCTGGCGCGACAACACGTACCCGGGCGCGGCCTGCGACGTCCCCTCCCACGCCTACTCCCTCTCCTTCGAGCAGAGCCCCAACTGGAGCCGACGGTTCGCACCGTCCGAGGAGATCCAGGAGTACCTGCTGGGCATCACGGACAAATGGAGCCTGCGGAAGCACATGCGTTTCGATTCGGAGATCGTGGAGGCGCGCTTCGACGAGGCCGCGGGTAGTTGGACGCTCACGACCGAACGGGACGAGACGTTCACAGCGCGGGTCGTCGTCTCCTGTGTTGGCGGCCTGGTCGATCCCGCGATGCCCGAGATCAAGGGCATTCAGAGTTTTACGGGCGAACTCTTTCATACCGCACGTTGGAATCATGAGTACGATCTGGCAGGCCGTCGTGTGGCCGTGATCGGAACCGGTGCCAGCGCCGTGCAGGTCGTGCCCGAGGTCGCTCGGGAGGCGGCGCAACTGGATGTCTATCAGCGAACGCCGGCCTGGGTCGTGCCGAAGCGCGACAAGGTCTACTCGGAACGCTACAAGCGCCTGCTCGCCCGCTTCCCGATCCTGCTGCGCGCCAACCGCTTCATGATCTACTGGATGAGCGAGCTGTTCGGTCCGATCATCTTTCTCGACAACGAACGCCTTTCGAAGCTCGGCGAAAAAGGCTCTCTTGCTCACTTGAAGGCCCAGGTGAAGGATCCGGCACTGCGCGAAAAGCTCACGCCGGATTTCCAGTTCGGCTGCAAGCGCATGTTGATTTCCGACGAGTACTGGGCCTCCTTCGAACGGCCGAATGTCGAACTGGTCACCGACCCGATCGAGGAGATCAAGAGCGGCGGGATCGAGACCAAAGACGGCAGCTTCCGAGAGGTCGATGCGATCATCGTTGCCACCGGCTTCGCCCTCGGATTGGCCAACGCACCCTTCCCGATCACGGGAAAGAGTGGCCGGAAGCTGGATGAGGTCTGGAAGGACGGCGCCGTCGCCTACAAGGGAATGAACGTCTCGGGCTTCCCGAACTGGTTCATCCTGATGGGGCCCAACACCGGGCCTGGTCACACTTCAGTGCTCGTCTACACCGAGGCGCAGATCGCCCATACGATGACGGCCATCAAGAAGCTGCGCAGCGAAGGGCTCCGCTACGTGGACGTCCGCAAGGACGTGCAGGATCGCTACAACGATCGCCTGCAGAGCCGCATGAAGCACATGGTGTGGTCCACCGGCTGCAACAGCTGGTATCTCTCGGACGACGGCAGCAACCACTCGCTCTATCCCGGCTTCGCGGCGGAGTACGCATTGAGAGCCCGCCCGTTCCGGCCGCGAGACTACGAGATCGTCGCGTAG
- a CDS encoding MAPEG family protein has protein sequence MSATEILQPVMVMGLLSVVMLLWMYATRFPAMSKAGITPEQAQDTAALKQLPPEAVRVADNYNHLFEQPTLFYAVALGIAVLQHVDGLHVACAWAFVALRILHSIVQATLNLVPIRFALFSLSWVALAIMIVREAIAVF, from the coding sequence ATGAGCGCTACCGAGATTCTTCAGCCGGTCATGGTGATGGGCCTGCTTTCCGTCGTGATGTTGCTCTGGATGTACGCAACCCGTTTCCCGGCGATGTCGAAAGCCGGGATCACACCCGAACAAGCCCAGGACACCGCCGCGCTCAAGCAGCTGCCTCCGGAAGCCGTCCGGGTCGCCGACAACTACAACCACCTCTTCGAACAGCCCACCCTGTTCTACGCCGTGGCGCTCGGGATCGCCGTGCTCCAGCACGTGGATGGCCTCCACGTCGCATGCGCCTGGGCGTTCGTCGCGTTGCGGATCCTGCATTCGATCGTGCAGGCGACCCTCAACCTGGTGCCGATCCGCTTCGCCCTCTTCTCTCTCTCCTGGGTGGCCCTGGCCATCATGATCGTGCGGGAGGCCATCGCGGTCTTCTGA